The following are encoded in a window of Bacteroidota bacterium genomic DNA:
- the rpmI gene encoding 50S ribosomal protein L35 — translation MPKQKTNSGAKKRFKITGSGKVKMAHAYKSHILTKKSTKRKRRLTHKGIVNDADMGNVRRLLAIGK, via the coding sequence ATGCCAAAGCAAAAGACAAATTCAGGAGCCAAAAAACGTTTTAAAATAACAGGCTCAGGCAAAGTAAAAATGGCCCATGCATACAAGAGTCATATACTTACCAAAAAAAGTACTAAACGTAAACGCCGCCTTACCCACAAAGGAATTGTGAATGATGCCGATATGGGCAATGTTCGTAGGTTGTTAGCTATAGGGAAGTAA
- the rplT gene encoding 50S ribosomal protein L20, protein MPRSVNHAASKARRKRILKMAKGYWGTRSNVWTIAKNAVEKGLTYAYRDRKTKKRNFRSLWIVRINAGARIHGMSYSVLMGKLHKNGLELNRKVLADLAMNHPEAFKAVVEKVK, encoded by the coding sequence ATGCCAAGATCGGTAAACCATGCGGCCAGTAAAGCCCGCAGAAAAAGAATTCTTAAAATGGCCAAAGGCTATTGGGGAACTCGTAGTAATGTTTGGACCATTGCTAAAAACGCAGTTGAAAAAGGCTTAACTTATGCCTACCGCGACCGTAAAACCAAAAAACGTAACTTCCGTTCATTATGGATTGTACGTATCAATGCAGGAGCTAGAATCCACGGAATGTCTTATTCTGTATTGATGGGTAAACTTCACAAAAATGGTTTGGAATTGAACCGTAAAGTATTGGCCGACTTAGCCATGAATCATCCAGAAGCTTTTAAAGCGGTGGTTGAGAAAGTGAAATAA